One window from the genome of Streptomyces sp. NBC_01476 encodes:
- a CDS encoding carbohydrate ABC transporter permease has translation MASPKSFLWTRRIVLTLLLLFVLVPVYVMLSSSLKKLQDVQGSFKWIPSGLTIRPYIDIWSTVPLAHYFMNSLIVSVSATLLSVAVAIFAAYGVSRYRFPGRRFFTITVLSTQMFPGILFLLPLFIIFVNIGNSTGIQLYGSRLGLIITYLTFSLPFSIWMLVGYFDSIPRDLDEAAKVDGCGPFGALFRVVVPAAIPGIIAVCVYAFMTAWGEVLFASIMTNDSTRTLAVGLRGYATQNDVYWNQVMAASLVVSVPVVAGFLLLQRYLVAGLTAGAVK, from the coding sequence ATGGCGTCGCCGAAGTCCTTCCTGTGGACCCGGCGGATCGTACTGACGCTGCTGCTGCTCTTCGTACTCGTCCCCGTGTACGTGATGCTCAGTTCGTCGCTGAAGAAGCTGCAGGACGTGCAGGGATCCTTCAAGTGGATCCCCAGCGGTCTGACCATCCGGCCGTACATCGACATCTGGTCGACCGTCCCGCTGGCGCACTACTTCATGAACTCGCTGATCGTGTCGGTCAGCGCGACCCTGCTGTCGGTGGCGGTGGCGATCTTCGCCGCCTACGGCGTGAGCCGGTACCGCTTCCCTGGCCGCCGGTTCTTCACCATCACGGTGCTGTCGACCCAGATGTTCCCCGGCATCCTCTTCCTGCTGCCGCTGTTCATCATCTTCGTCAACATCGGCAACTCCACCGGCATCCAGCTCTACGGCAGCCGGCTCGGCCTGATCATCACCTATCTCACCTTCTCGCTGCCCTTCTCCATCTGGATGCTGGTCGGCTACTTCGACTCCATCCCGCGCGACCTCGACGAGGCCGCCAAGGTGGACGGATGCGGCCCGTTCGGCGCGCTCTTCCGGGTCGTCGTGCCGGCCGCCATCCCCGGCATCATCGCGGTCTGCGTCTACGCGTTCATGACGGCCTGGGGCGAAGTGCTCTTCGCCTCGATCATGACCAACGACAGCACCCGGACGCTGGCGGTGGGCCTGCGCGGATACGCAACCCAGAACGACGTGTACTGGAACCAGGTCATGGCCGCCTCGCTCGTGGTGAGCGTGCCGGTGGTCGCCGGATTCCTGCTCCTGCAGCGTTACCTCGTCGCCGGACTGACCGCCGGCGCCGTCAAGTAA
- the aceB gene encoding malate synthase A has protein sequence MSASAPSPSPAVVSEAAPTVARAEEVLTPQALAFLGELHRRFAPRRAELLALRAKRRAEIARTASLDFLPDTAHIRDGAWQVAPAPAALNDRRVEITGPTDRKMTINALNSGAKIWLADFEDASAPTWENVIGGQVNLIDAYERRIDFTSPEGKSYALKDAAELATVVTRPRGWHLDERHLTVDGEQVPGGLVDFGLYFFHNAQRLIDLGKGPYFYLPKTESHLEARLWNDVFVFAQDYTGIPQGTVRATVLIETITAAYEMEEILYELRDHASGLNAGRWDYLFSIVKNFRDAGERFVLPDRNAVTMTAPFMRAYTELLVRTCHKRGAHAIGGMAAFIPSRRDAAVNEVAFEKVKADKDREAGDGFDGSWVAHPDLVPIARASFDAVLGDRPNQKDRLREDVHVTAAELIDIASLDARPTYDGLRNAVAVGIRYIEAWLRGSGAVAIFNLMEDAATAEISRSQIWQWTNAGVVFEGGEKATPELVRQVAADELVAIRTEVGEDAFAAGKWTEAHELLLRTGLDADYVDFLTLPAYEQLAG, from the coding sequence ATGTCCGCAAGCGCGCCGTCCCCGTCCCCGGCCGTCGTCTCCGAAGCCGCCCCGACCGTGGCCCGCGCGGAGGAGGTGCTGACGCCGCAGGCGCTGGCCTTCCTCGGCGAGCTGCACCGCCGTTTCGCCCCCCGCCGCGCCGAACTGCTCGCACTGCGCGCGAAGCGGCGGGCCGAGATCGCCCGTACCGCCTCCCTTGACTTCCTCCCCGACACCGCGCACATCCGGGACGGCGCGTGGCAGGTGGCCCCCGCCCCGGCGGCGCTGAACGACCGCCGGGTGGAGATCACCGGCCCCACCGACCGCAAGATGACCATCAACGCGCTCAATTCCGGCGCGAAGATCTGGCTCGCCGACTTCGAGGACGCCTCCGCGCCCACCTGGGAGAACGTCATCGGCGGCCAGGTCAACCTGATCGACGCCTACGAGCGGCGGATCGACTTCACCTCCCCCGAGGGCAAGAGCTACGCGCTCAAGGACGCCGCCGAACTCGCCACCGTCGTCACCCGGCCGCGCGGCTGGCACCTCGACGAGCGGCACCTGACCGTGGACGGCGAGCAGGTCCCCGGCGGCCTGGTCGACTTCGGGCTCTACTTCTTCCACAACGCGCAGCGGCTGATCGACCTCGGCAAGGGCCCGTACTTCTACCTGCCGAAGACCGAGTCGCACCTCGAAGCCCGGCTCTGGAACGACGTGTTCGTCTTCGCCCAGGACTACACCGGCATCCCGCAGGGCACCGTCCGCGCCACCGTGCTGATCGAGACGATCACCGCCGCGTACGAGATGGAGGAGATCCTCTACGAACTGCGCGACCACGCCTCCGGGCTCAACGCGGGCCGCTGGGACTACCTGTTCTCGATCGTGAAGAACTTCCGGGACGCCGGTGAGCGGTTCGTGCTGCCGGACCGCAACGCGGTCACCATGACCGCGCCCTTCATGCGGGCCTACACCGAACTGCTGGTGCGCACCTGCCACAAGCGCGGGGCGCACGCGATCGGCGGCATGGCGGCGTTCATCCCGTCGCGGCGCGACGCGGCCGTCAACGAGGTGGCGTTCGAGAAGGTCAAGGCCGACAAGGACCGCGAGGCCGGCGACGGCTTCGACGGCTCCTGGGTGGCGCACCCGGACCTGGTGCCGATCGCCCGCGCCTCCTTCGACGCGGTGCTCGGCGACCGGCCGAACCAGAAGGACCGGCTGCGCGAGGACGTGCACGTCACCGCCGCCGAACTCATCGACATCGCCTCGCTGGACGCCAGGCCGACCTACGACGGTCTGCGCAACGCCGTCGCGGTCGGCATCCGTTACATCGAGGCGTGGCTGCGCGGGTCGGGCGCGGTGGCGATCTTCAACCTGATGGAGGACGCGGCCACCGCGGAGATCTCACGCTCGCAGATCTGGCAGTGGACCAACGCGGGTGTGGTCTTCGAGGGCGGCGAGAAGGCGACCCCCGAGCTGGTCCGCCAGGTCGCCGCCGACGAACTCGTGGCGATCCGCACCGAGGTCGGTGAGGACGCGTTCGCCGCCGGCAAGTGGACCGAGGCGCACGAACTGCTGCTGCGCACCGGCCTCGACGCGGACTACGTCGACTTCCTGACGCTGCCGGCGTACGAGCAGCTGGCCGGCTGA
- a CDS encoding carbohydrate ABC transporter permease: protein MTATAPPRSAPEAGPPSGKKPAAGGRLRPRIPVRLRQLGLPYLLLFPALILELLIHLIPMVFGIIISFKGLTQFFIRDWGSAPWSGLDNYRLAVKFNQPVGEALLHSFWVTCGFTILSVGFCWLIGTAAAILMQDAFRGRALMRAVFLVPYALPVYTAVITWTFMFQQDTGLVNHVLHDQLHLTSDKPFWLIGPNSFWALVIVSVWKGWPFAFLCLMAGLQNIPRELYEAAAMDGAGVWQQIRKITMPSLRPVNQVLILVLFLWTFNDFNTPYVMFGQSAPHAADLISIHIYQSSFITWNFGSGSAMSVLLLLFLLLVTAVYLLLTSRKRGDADA, encoded by the coding sequence ATGACTGCCACCGCCCCTCCTCGGAGCGCTCCCGAGGCCGGTCCCCCCAGCGGCAAGAAGCCCGCTGCCGGGGGCCGGCTCCGGCCGCGTATCCCCGTTCGGCTGCGCCAGCTGGGCCTGCCGTACCTGCTGCTGTTCCCCGCGCTGATCCTCGAACTGCTGATCCACCTCATACCCATGGTGTTCGGCATCATCATCAGCTTCAAAGGGCTGACCCAGTTCTTCATCAGGGACTGGGGCAGCGCGCCCTGGTCCGGCCTGGACAACTACCGCCTGGCGGTGAAGTTCAACCAGCCCGTCGGTGAGGCGCTGCTGCACTCGTTCTGGGTGACCTGCGGCTTCACCATCCTGTCGGTCGGCTTCTGCTGGCTGATCGGCACCGCGGCGGCGATCTTGATGCAGGACGCCTTCCGCGGCCGGGCGCTGATGCGCGCGGTCTTCCTGGTGCCGTACGCGCTGCCGGTCTACACCGCGGTCATCACCTGGACCTTCATGTTCCAGCAGGACACCGGTCTGGTGAACCACGTCCTCCACGATCAGCTGCACCTCACCTCGGACAAGCCGTTCTGGCTGATCGGCCCGAACAGCTTCTGGGCCCTGGTGATCGTGTCGGTCTGGAAGGGCTGGCCGTTCGCCTTCCTGTGCCTGATGGCCGGTCTGCAGAACATCCCGCGCGAGCTGTACGAGGCCGCCGCGATGGACGGCGCGGGTGTCTGGCAGCAGATCCGGAAGATCACCATGCCGTCGCTGCGGCCGGTGAACCAGGTGCTGATCCTGGTGCTCTTCCTGTGGACGTTCAACGACTTCAACACGCCGTATGTGATGTTCGGTCAATCGGCGCCGCACGCGGCCGACCTGATCTCCATCCACATCTACCAGTCGTCCTTCATCACCTGGAACTTCGGCTCCGGCTCGGCGATGTCCGTGCTGCTGCTGCTCTTCCTGCTGCTGGTGACGGCGGTCTATCTGCTGCTCACGTCCCGGAAGCGAGGCGACGCCGATGCCTAG
- a CDS encoding IclR family transcriptional regulator produces the protein MSADRAGGVQSLERAFDLLERMADAGGEVGLSELSASSGLPLPTIHRLMRTLVACGYVRQQPNRRYALGPRLIRLGEGASRLLGTWARPYLAELVEATGETANMALLDGDEVVYVAQVPSRHSMRMFTEVGRRVLPHSTGVGKALLAAVPPDEVRALLARTGMPAATDHTITEPDAFLTELEHIRTQGYAVDDNEQEVGVRCLAVTVPDSPTAAAISISGPAGRVTEAATDKIVPVLHAVARRLALALSSAGAPVG, from the coding sequence GTGTCTGCTGACCGCGCCGGGGGCGTCCAGTCGCTTGAACGGGCCTTCGATCTGCTGGAGCGGATGGCTGACGCGGGCGGCGAGGTGGGTCTGAGCGAGCTGTCGGCGAGCAGCGGGCTGCCGCTGCCCACCATCCACCGGCTGATGCGCACCCTGGTGGCCTGCGGTTACGTCCGCCAGCAGCCGAACCGGCGGTACGCGCTCGGCCCGCGGCTGATCCGGCTCGGCGAGGGCGCGTCCCGGCTGCTGGGCACCTGGGCACGGCCGTATCTGGCCGAGCTGGTCGAGGCGACCGGCGAGACGGCGAACATGGCGCTGCTCGACGGCGACGAGGTGGTGTACGTGGCGCAGGTGCCGTCCCGGCACTCGATGCGGATGTTCACCGAGGTCGGGCGGCGGGTACTGCCGCACTCCACCGGGGTGGGCAAGGCGCTGCTCGCCGCGGTGCCGCCGGACGAGGTACGCGCGCTGCTGGCCCGTACCGGAATGCCGGCCGCGACCGACCACACCATCACGGAGCCGGACGCCTTCCTCACCGAACTGGAGCACATCCGCACCCAGGGCTACGCGGTGGACGACAACGAGCAGGAGGTCGGGGTGCGGTGCCTCGCGGTGACCGTGCCGGACTCCCCCACGGCCGCGGCCATCTCCATCTCGGGCCCCGCGGGCCGGGTCACCGAGGCCGCCACGGACAAGATCGTGCCGGTGCTGCACGCGGTGGCACGCCGGCTCGCGCTGGCGCTGAGCAGCGCGGGGGCGCCGGTCGGCTGA
- a CDS encoding GH1 family beta-glucosidase: MNDLSALPADFIWGAATAAYQIEGAVDEDGRSPSIWDTFSHTPGKVAGGDTGDVACDHYHRWTEDLELMKALDLDAYRFSVAWPRIVPEGSGAVNAAGIAFYDRLVDGLLEAGITPNATLYHWDLPQAQQDRGGWPERETAERFGDYAAVVADALGDRVKDWATLNEPLCSAWIGHLEGTMAPGLTDLTAAVRASYHLHVGHGLAVQALRAAHSDLRIGIVNNLSPCEPATDREADIAAAKRADGHTNRWWLDPIHGRGYPQDMVDLYGVDLPVKDGDLESIAAPLDWLGLNYYFRQVIADDPTGPAPHAKMVYLPGVRRTAMDWEVNADGLEQLLVRLSEEYGASRILVTENGSAYHDTVGADGQVDDPERAQYLEEHLAACARAVRRGVPLAGYYAWSLLDNFEWAYGYDKRFGLVHVDYTTQKRTIKGSGRRYAELIGAHRRKARRAA; this comes from the coding sequence GTGAACGACCTGAGCGCTCTTCCCGCCGATTTCATCTGGGGAGCGGCGACCGCCGCCTACCAGATCGAGGGCGCGGTGGACGAGGACGGAAGGTCCCCGTCCATCTGGGACACCTTCTCCCACACCCCCGGCAAGGTCGCGGGCGGCGACACCGGCGACGTCGCCTGCGACCACTACCACCGCTGGACCGAGGACCTGGAGCTGATGAAGGCTCTGGACCTCGACGCGTACCGCTTCTCCGTGGCCTGGCCGCGGATCGTCCCGGAGGGCTCGGGCGCGGTCAACGCGGCCGGGATCGCCTTCTACGACCGGCTGGTCGACGGCCTGCTGGAAGCGGGCATCACCCCCAACGCGACCCTGTACCACTGGGATCTGCCCCAGGCCCAGCAGGACCGCGGCGGCTGGCCGGAGCGGGAGACCGCGGAACGGTTCGGCGACTACGCGGCCGTGGTCGCCGACGCGCTCGGTGACCGGGTGAAGGACTGGGCGACCCTCAACGAGCCGCTCTGCTCGGCGTGGATCGGCCACCTGGAGGGCACCATGGCTCCGGGTCTGACCGACCTCACCGCGGCCGTCCGGGCCTCGTACCACCTGCACGTCGGGCACGGTCTGGCCGTGCAGGCGCTGCGGGCGGCCCACTCCGACCTGCGGATCGGCATCGTCAACAACCTCAGCCCGTGCGAGCCGGCCACCGACCGGGAGGCGGACATCGCGGCCGCCAAGCGGGCCGACGGGCACACCAACCGCTGGTGGCTGGACCCGATCCACGGGCGCGGCTACCCGCAGGACATGGTGGACCTGTACGGCGTCGACCTGCCGGTCAAGGACGGCGACCTGGAGTCGATCGCCGCGCCGCTGGACTGGCTGGGCCTGAACTACTACTTCCGGCAGGTCATCGCGGACGACCCGACCGGCCCGGCGCCGCACGCCAAGATGGTGTACCTGCCGGGTGTCCGCCGTACCGCGATGGACTGGGAGGTCAACGCCGACGGTCTGGAGCAGCTGCTGGTCCGGCTCTCCGAGGAGTACGGCGCGAGCCGGATCCTGGTCACCGAGAACGGCTCCGCCTACCACGACACGGTGGGCGCGGACGGTCAGGTGGACGACCCGGAGCGGGCCCAGTACCTGGAGGAGCACCTGGCCGCCTGTGCCCGGGCGGTCCGCCGCGGGGTGCCGCTGGCCGGCTACTACGCCTGGTCGCTGCTGGACAACTTCGAGTGGGCGTACGGCTACGACAAGCGCTTCGGTCTGGTGCACGTCGACTACACCACGCAGAAGCGCACCATCAAGGGGAGTGGCCGCCGGTACGCGGAACTCATCGGGGCGCACCGCCGCAAGGCACGCCGCGCCGCGTGA
- a CDS encoding DUF5955 family protein, whose protein sequence is MGETQVLDDDRSGMAARPGGDGAPGGAAVGLQDAVALLRRELAAYRPLLPDRAVAEDQLDQLAGQAATAARAGILLDTERLRHSLLLVAAALGSVSALAAPLDALREAVETLAPPYGGRV, encoded by the coding sequence GTGGGGGAGACTCAGGTGCTCGACGACGACCGCAGCGGCATGGCCGCGCGGCCGGGCGGGGACGGTGCGCCGGGGGGCGCGGCGGTGGGCCTGCAGGATGCGGTGGCCTTGCTGCGGCGTGAACTCGCGGCGTACCGACCGCTGTTACCGGACCGCGCGGTCGCGGAGGACCAACTCGACCAGCTGGCGGGGCAGGCCGCGACGGCCGCCCGGGCCGGCATTCTGCTGGACACAGAACGCCTTCGGCACTCCTTACTCCTGGTGGCCGCCGCGCTCGGCTCGGTCAGCGCGCTGGCCGCCCCGCTGGACGCCCTGCGCGAGGCGGTGGAGACCCTGGCGCCGCCGTACGGAGGCCGCGTCTGA
- the allB gene encoding allantoinase AllB, whose amino-acid sequence MVEPVQGKQVLRSTRVITPDGERPAAILLDGGTIGAVLPYDAPVPPGARLTDVGGDVVLPGLVDTHVHINDPGRTAWEGFATATAAAVAGGITTVVDMPLNSIPPTTSTEHLEIKRDTARGRVHTDTGFWGGAVPGNVKDLRPLHDAGVFGFKCFLLHSGVDEFPQLNPGELEAAMAELTRFDGLLIVHAEDPGIIDGAPRQAGPKYADFLASRPRAAEDEAVAGLIALARRLGGRVHVLHLSSGGALPLLAAARREGVRITVETCPHFLTLTAEEVPDGATEFKCCPPIREAANQDQLWRALAGGLIDCVVSDHSPSTLDLKHKDTGDFAAAWGGISSLQLGLPAVWTEARRRGHTLADVARWMSAGPARLAGLAATKGAIAEGYDADFAVLAPDRTFTVDPARLQHRNPITAYAGRTLHGVVRSTWLAGRVVARDGAVTGEPAGRLIERPAGGS is encoded by the coding sequence GTGGTAGAGCCGGTGCAGGGCAAGCAGGTGCTGCGCTCGACGCGCGTGATCACCCCGGACGGCGAGCGCCCGGCCGCGATCCTCCTCGACGGCGGCACGATCGGCGCGGTGCTCCCGTACGACGCGCCGGTCCCACCCGGCGCCCGGCTCACCGACGTGGGTGGCGACGTCGTGCTGCCCGGCCTGGTCGACACCCATGTGCACATCAACGATCCGGGCCGCACCGCGTGGGAGGGCTTCGCGACCGCCACCGCCGCCGCGGTGGCCGGCGGCATCACCACCGTGGTGGACATGCCGCTGAACAGCATCCCGCCCACCACCAGCACCGAGCATCTGGAGATCAAGCGGGACACCGCCCGTGGCCGGGTGCACACCGACACCGGTTTCTGGGGCGGCGCCGTCCCCGGCAACGTCAAGGACCTGCGCCCGCTGCACGACGCGGGGGTCTTCGGCTTCAAGTGCTTCCTGCTGCACTCCGGCGTGGACGAGTTCCCCCAGCTGAATCCGGGCGAACTCGAAGCAGCCATGGCCGAGTTGACCCGCTTCGACGGTCTGCTGATCGTCCACGCGGAGGACCCCGGGATCATCGACGGCGCCCCGCGGCAGGCCGGGCCGAAGTACGCGGACTTCCTCGCCTCGCGCCCGCGGGCCGCCGAGGACGAGGCCGTGGCCGGACTGATCGCGCTCGCCCGGCGGCTCGGCGGCCGGGTGCACGTCCTGCACCTGTCCTCCGGCGGCGCGCTGCCGCTGCTCGCGGCGGCGCGCCGCGAAGGCGTCCGGATCACGGTGGAGACCTGCCCGCACTTCCTCACCCTGACCGCCGAGGAAGTGCCGGACGGCGCCACCGAGTTCAAGTGCTGCCCGCCGATCCGGGAGGCCGCCAACCAGGATCAGCTCTGGCGGGCGCTGGCCGGCGGACTGATCGACTGTGTGGTCTCGGACCACTCGCCGTCCACCCTCGACCTCAAGCACAAGGACACCGGTGACTTCGCCGCCGCGTGGGGCGGTATCTCCTCACTCCAGCTGGGTCTGCCCGCGGTGTGGACCGAAGCCCGCCGCCGCGGCCACACCCTTGCCGACGTCGCCCGCTGGATGTCCGCGGGCCCGGCCCGCCTCGCCGGACTCGCGGCCACCAAGGGCGCCATCGCCGAGGGCTACGACGCGGACTTCGCCGTCCTCGCCCCCGACCGGACCTTCACCGTCGATCCGGCCCGGCTCCAGCACCGCAACCCCATCACCGCCTACGCCGGCCGCACCCTGCACGGAGTCGTGCGCTCCACCTGGCTGGCCGGCCGGGTGGTGGCGCGGGACGGGGCGGTGACCGGCGAGCCCGCCGGCCGGCTCATCGAACGGCCGGCCGGCGGGAGTTGA
- a CDS encoding nucleotidyltransferase family protein → METNGEVAGLLLAAGGGRRLGGRPKALLPYRGRPLVEHAVEMLRAGGCGPVHVVLGAAADEVRGQADLSGCVIVTNPRWEEGMGTSLRAGLASLAGHEQDAETPDTRRAGSAAGAGHPGAAVICLVDQPGVGAEAVARVLAAARAGEDLPSALVSAVYGAQRGHPVLFGSSRWAAVAGSAGGDRGARRYLREHAEQTLLVECGDVADPADIDTPADLRILDETARGATER, encoded by the coding sequence ATGGAGACGAATGGCGAGGTGGCCGGTCTGCTGCTGGCGGCCGGCGGGGGGCGGCGCCTCGGCGGCCGTCCGAAGGCGCTGCTGCCGTACCGGGGGCGGCCGCTGGTGGAGCACGCCGTGGAGATGCTGCGGGCGGGCGGCTGCGGCCCCGTGCACGTGGTGCTGGGCGCGGCGGCGGACGAGGTACGGGGGCAGGCCGATCTCTCCGGCTGTGTGATCGTGACGAACCCGCGCTGGGAGGAGGGCATGGGCACCTCGCTCCGGGCCGGTCTCGCCTCCCTGGCCGGGCACGAGCAGGACGCGGAGACCCCGGACACGCGCCGGGCCGGCTCCGCGGCGGGCGCCGGACACCCGGGGGCGGCGGTGATCTGCCTGGTGGACCAGCCCGGCGTCGGCGCCGAAGCGGTCGCCCGGGTGCTGGCCGCCGCCCGGGCCGGCGAGGACCTGCCCTCGGCGCTGGTCTCGGCGGTGTACGGGGCCCAGCGCGGGCACCCGGTCCTCTTCGGGTCGAGCCGCTGGGCCGCGGTGGCGGGCAGCGCGGGCGGGGACCGCGGGGCTCGTAGGTATCTTCGCGAGCACGCCGAGCAGACGCTTCTGGTGGAGTGCGGTGACGTGGCGGACCCGGCGGATATCGACACCCCCGCCGACCTGCGGATTCTCGATGAGACCGCCCGTGGTGCCACAGAACGTTGA
- a CDS encoding serine/threonine-protein kinase, which translates to MGMAHTGPAFREPVFGPAAADDPAVVSGHRIGAVLGDGALGRVYLAHAPGGQPVALTVLRARDTAEPDFAARFHHHAQAAGRVPAGPFTVPVLGSGKEGDRYWIATGYVPAVSLRAAVAGAGPLPTRTVLRLVAGVAEGLRALHGAGVVHGDLRPAQVLLTAEGPRLKGYGLAPVVADPAAGGGPVFLAPEQAGGKPPLAATDVFALGQLAAYASIGAAPFGEGAAGAVLPRVQQEEPDLNELPGELREIVTRCLIKDPALRPSLGQIAAMCAQAAPSRRFHRHPAPWLPAPVLTAIIPAMPPPAPPHPAHPPAPLQAPSRPTAPAPGPPLQPPGAGGAPGAVPGASFQSPTVAASPAPAVGPPLQPPGVAAPPAPVAGPPLQAPSAGGAPGSAPGAPFQSPVVVAPPVPAAGAAPGFAWGPQRWGRAAQPQVAPAGWKPRRRTAAVLGAVTGLALIAVAALVLGGEFHDGGRSGASAGAPAPGVPPTAAPTPPTGGSAEPSPQGRYQGFRLPAGYALSWQTGSPVVRPGTYSGGFGYTPQADAFATDPQHGTLALLDPQGQGTLAECTASTSRIVSIPRRLVVGGSRVCVRSPNGTTALLTIRQITEPGDPQPAATVDVTVWRQPAGPATTTGPATTAGPATTAVTDGLVATGGPTTDRLLPPSNSAQISTSL; encoded by the coding sequence ATGGGCATGGCGCACACCGGTCCGGCCTTCCGGGAACCGGTCTTCGGACCCGCCGCCGCCGACGACCCGGCGGTGGTCTCGGGCCACCGGATCGGCGCGGTGCTCGGCGACGGCGCGCTCGGCCGGGTCTACCTGGCGCACGCCCCCGGCGGGCAGCCGGTGGCGCTCACCGTGCTCCGTGCACGGGACACCGCGGAGCCGGACTTCGCGGCCCGCTTCCACCACCACGCGCAGGCCGCGGGACGCGTACCGGCCGGCCCCTTCACGGTCCCGGTGCTCGGCAGCGGCAAGGAGGGCGACCGCTACTGGATCGCCACCGGTTACGTCCCCGCGGTGTCACTGCGTGCCGCCGTCGCCGGGGCGGGACCGCTGCCCACCCGGACGGTGCTGCGGCTGGTGGCCGGCGTCGCGGAGGGCCTGCGGGCACTCCACGGGGCGGGCGTGGTCCACGGCGACCTGCGGCCGGCCCAGGTGCTGCTCACCGCGGAGGGGCCCCGGCTCAAGGGGTACGGTCTCGCGCCCGTCGTGGCGGATCCGGCGGCCGGCGGCGGGCCGGTCTTCCTCGCCCCCGAACAGGCGGGCGGGAAGCCGCCGTTGGCGGCCACGGACGTCTTCGCCCTCGGGCAGCTCGCCGCCTATGCGTCGATCGGCGCGGCGCCCTTCGGCGAGGGGGCGGCAGGCGCGGTGCTGCCCCGGGTCCAGCAGGAGGAGCCCGATCTCAACGAACTCCCCGGCGAGCTGCGGGAGATCGTCACCCGCTGCCTCATCAAGGACCCGGCGCTGCGGCCCTCACTCGGCCAGATCGCCGCGATGTGCGCCCAGGCCGCGCCGTCCCGCCGTTTCCACCGCCACCCCGCGCCCTGGCTGCCGGCCCCGGTCCTGACCGCCATCATCCCGGCGATGCCCCCACCGGCCCCCCCGCACCCGGCACACCCCCCAGCACCCCTCCAGGCCCCCAGCCGACCGACAGCACCGGCCCCGGGCCCGCCCCTCCAGCCCCCCGGCGCGGGGGGTGCGCCGGGGGCCGTCCCGGGGGCTTCGTTCCAGTCCCCGACCGTCGCCGCATCGCCGGCGCCCGCTGTCGGGCCGCCCCTTCAGCCCCCTGGCGTTGCCGCGCCACCGGCGCCTGTTGCCGGCCCGCCTCTCCAGGCCCCCAGCGCCGGGGGAGCACCGGGGTCTGCCCCGGGGGCGCCCTTTCAGTCCCCGGTCGTCGTCGCGCCGCCGGTGCCCGCTGCCGGGGCGGCGCCCGGGTTCGCCTGGGGGCCCCAGCGCTGGGGGCGGGCGGCGCAGCCGCAGGTGGCGCCGGCCGGGTGGAAGCCGCGGCGGCGGACCGCCGCGGTGCTGGGTGCGGTGACCGGCCTCGCGCTGATCGCCGTCGCGGCACTGGTGCTCGGCGGGGAGTTCCACGACGGCGGCCGGTCCGGCGCGAGCGCGGGTGCCCCGGCGCCCGGCGTGCCGCCGACGGCTGCGCCCACCCCACCCACGGGCGGCAGCGCGGAGCCCTCGCCGCAGGGCAGGTACCAGGGGTTCCGCCTCCCCGCGGGCTACGCGCTCTCGTGGCAGACCGGCTCACCCGTGGTGCGCCCCGGCACCTACAGCGGCGGCTTCGGGTACACCCCGCAGGCCGACGCCTTCGCCACCGACCCGCAGCACGGCACCCTCGCGCTGCTCGACCCGCAGGGCCAGGGGACGCTCGCCGAATGCACCGCGAGCACGTCCCGCATCGTCTCGATCCCCCGGCGGCTGGTGGTCGGCGGCTCCCGGGTGTGCGTACGGTCGCCGAACGGCACCACCGCACTGCTGACCATCCGTCAGATCACCGAGCCCGGCGACCCGCAGCCCGCCGCCACCGTCGACGTCACGGTGTGGCGGCAGCCCGCCGGACCCGCCACAACCACCGGCCCCGCCACAACCGCCGGCCCCGCCACAACCGCCGTAACGGACGGACTCGTCGCAACCGGTGGCCCGACGACCGATCGCCTCCTTCCGCCATCGAATTCGGCGCAGATTTCCACGAGTCTGTAG